The Enteractinococcus fodinae genome has a segment encoding these proteins:
- the dctP gene encoding TRAP transporter substrate-binding protein DctP, translating into MKYLSLAACGTVFMLAVTGCAGSAGQSSAAEDSGYEFGASQDEIDAVLADLEPVTLTYQSVASSPNSVMAHDTIFAEEIEERSGGKITVDVVYGQAIAGFDEIHDALADGRVDLAYTLPAADPSRFPIFDELSYPLSALSSSPLVGELVANAVGVELGWESEELLEEFESQGLVPLFPISASANAYPSCTEEAQSAEDWEGRQIRAGSSAHETIIRSIGATPVSLSYVEVYEALQRKTADCAMNSFNSSFDHGFFEVAPHVSYTADTSALRAPGAVLGGSKIANLPLAYQQVVFDSLVGAFIGGAEVVIDGNYEGVAKVNEVGGTIKEMDPEVQESIMKANRELIAEIEDNGTHGSDLRDRVIASGEKWTAKAEELGFVDEGDFASFDEWYDEDTDFRPYADAVYEEVLLEHRPE; encoded by the coding sequence ATGAAATATCTATCGCTTGCCGCCTGTGGGACGGTGTTCATGCTGGCGGTTACGGGTTGTGCCGGTAGCGCGGGGCAATCATCCGCTGCTGAAGATTCTGGCTATGAATTTGGAGCTAGCCAGGACGAGATTGATGCGGTTCTTGCCGATCTTGAACCAGTCACTCTGACCTATCAATCGGTAGCCAGTTCGCCGAACTCTGTGATGGCCCATGACACCATCTTTGCAGAGGAAATCGAGGAGCGCTCCGGCGGAAAGATCACCGTGGACGTCGTCTACGGACAGGCCATTGCGGGGTTTGACGAAATACATGATGCACTGGCCGACGGGCGCGTGGACCTCGCATACACCCTGCCCGCCGCCGATCCCTCGAGGTTCCCCATCTTTGACGAGCTCTCATACCCTCTTTCGGCGCTGTCGAGTTCGCCGCTCGTCGGTGAACTTGTCGCCAACGCTGTCGGAGTGGAGCTCGGATGGGAGTCCGAGGAACTTCTCGAGGAGTTTGAGAGCCAGGGCTTAGTTCCCCTCTTCCCGATCTCGGCGTCTGCGAATGCCTACCCCTCCTGTACCGAAGAAGCCCAGTCAGCTGAAGATTGGGAAGGCCGTCAGATCCGGGCAGGCTCGAGTGCCCATGAGACGATAATACGGAGCATTGGAGCGACCCCAGTGTCCTTGTCGTACGTCGAGGTGTATGAAGCCCTGCAGCGAAAGACCGCCGATTGTGCGATGAACTCGTTCAATTCCTCTTTTGATCACGGCTTTTTCGAGGTTGCACCGCATGTTAGCTACACAGCAGATACAAGCGCTTTGCGAGCTCCGGGCGCTGTGCTGGGCGGTTCGAAAATCGCTAACTTGCCGCTTGCATACCAGCAGGTCGTCTTCGACTCTCTCGTGGGGGCTTTCATCGGAGGCGCGGAAGTCGTGATAGATGGCAACTACGAGGGTGTTGCGAAGGTCAACGAGGTCGGCGGCACCATTAAGGAGATGGACCCAGAGGTCCAAGAATCGATCATGAAGGCGAATAGAGAGCTGATCGCCGAGATCGAAGACAACGGAACGCACGGGTCAGACCTCCGTGACCGCGTTATCGCCTCTGGAGAGAAGTGGACCGCCAAGGCCGAAGAGCTGGGTTTCGTCGATGAGGGAGACTTCGCCAGCTTTGACGAATGGTATGACGAGGATACAGATTTCCGCCCCTACGCCGACGCGGTATATGAAGAGGTCCTCCTGGAGCACCGACCAGAGTAA
- a CDS encoding TetR/AcrR family transcriptional regulator, whose protein sequence is MAVDTRQRIEAAASSLLEERSFAEITTRDVAVRAGISEATLFRHITSKTDLFLTVYGHQMDLIMDSCEQREIAYSTKSSTTAAAYVDRILAIYQARAEYYQDNFTNAAEYVLASFDPSSPRKPRTLSQGERMIRLVETVLVEASENGRLRTGGSPRLIAENIHAVELHEIIRTPLREYAVAQMWDRLRPRIEFILESALVEP, encoded by the coding sequence GTGGCAGTTGATACTCGTCAGAGGATAGAGGCCGCTGCGTCCTCGTTACTTGAAGAGCGATCTTTTGCAGAAATCACAACACGCGACGTTGCAGTACGTGCAGGGATATCGGAGGCAACCCTCTTCAGGCATATAACGTCAAAAACAGATCTTTTTTTGACGGTATACGGGCATCAAATGGATCTTATTATGGATTCGTGCGAACAAAGAGAGATCGCATACTCCACCAAATCCAGCACGACGGCCGCTGCCTACGTAGACAGGATATTGGCAATATATCAAGCCCGTGCTGAGTATTATCAAGACAATTTTACAAATGCGGCAGAATACGTTCTTGCTTCCTTCGACCCCAGCAGCCCTCGAAAGCCGCGGACGCTCTCACAGGGGGAGCGGATGATCCGCCTAGTCGAGACCGTCTTGGTGGAAGCCAGCGAGAATGGTCGTCTACGAACTGGTGGGTCCCCGCGCCTTATCGCAGAGAACATTCATGCCGTAGAGCTTCACGAGATAATCCGTACTCCGCTCCGGGAATATGCCGTCGCGCAGATGTGGGACAGGCTGCGCCCGCGGATTGAATTTATTTTGGAAAGCGCTCTCGTCGAACCATAG
- a CDS encoding acyl-CoA dehydrogenase family protein: MFDLYKPSEDHDELRAAVRDVVDKEIAPHATEVDAEARYPQEAHDALVDTDFFAAHIPEEYDGVGADALAVAIIIEEVARGCMSSSLIPAVNKLGSLPIQLGGNEEIKQKYLPRLAAGEATISYGLSEPEAGSDTASMKTRATRDGDDWILNGTKAWITNAGVSEYYTVMAVTDPDGKRGSNITAFVVEKSDEGFSFGAKERKLGIKGSPTRELLFDNCRIPGDRVVGDIGGGLKLALQTLDHTRVTIAAQAVGVAQGALDYAIDYIKERQQFGKRIADFQGIQFMVADMGMKLEAARQLTYVAAAKSERNDSDLGYYGAAAKAFASDVAMEITTDAVQLLGGAGYVQDHPVERMMRDAKITQIYEGTNQVQRLVMGRKLLS, encoded by the coding sequence ATGTTTGATCTGTACAAGCCAAGCGAAGACCACGATGAACTGCGTGCTGCGGTACGCGATGTCGTAGATAAAGAAATCGCCCCGCATGCGACCGAGGTTGATGCGGAAGCACGGTACCCACAAGAAGCCCACGATGCGCTGGTGGACACGGATTTCTTTGCCGCACATATCCCCGAAGAATATGACGGCGTCGGGGCTGATGCGCTCGCAGTGGCGATCATTATCGAAGAGGTCGCACGTGGCTGCATGTCATCGTCGCTGATCCCAGCGGTCAATAAACTCGGTTCGCTGCCAATACAACTGGGCGGCAATGAGGAAATCAAACAGAAGTACCTGCCACGGTTGGCCGCCGGTGAAGCGACCATCTCCTATGGCCTCTCGGAGCCAGAAGCCGGTTCTGATACCGCGAGCATGAAAACTCGCGCGACTCGGGATGGTGATGACTGGATTCTCAACGGAACCAAGGCCTGGATCACCAACGCCGGGGTCAGCGAATATTACACGGTGATGGCCGTGACCGATCCGGACGGCAAACGCGGTAGCAACATCACCGCTTTTGTGGTCGAGAAATCTGATGAAGGCTTTAGCTTCGGCGCTAAAGAGCGCAAGCTCGGGATTAAAGGCAGCCCCACCCGGGAACTGCTATTCGATAACTGCCGGATCCCCGGTGACCGAGTAGTCGGAGACATCGGCGGCGGCCTGAAGCTAGCATTGCAGACCCTTGACCACACGCGCGTCACTATTGCGGCTCAAGCCGTGGGAGTAGCTCAAGGCGCCCTGGATTACGCGATTGATTACATCAAGGAACGTCAGCAGTTCGGCAAACGCATTGCCGACTTCCAGGGCATTCAATTCATGGTTGCTGATATGGGCATGAAGCTGGAAGCTGCCCGCCAGCTCACCTATGTTGCTGCTGCCAAGAGTGAGCGCAACGACTCGGATTTGGGCTATTACGGTGCGGCCGCGAAAGCCTTCGCCTCCGATGTCGCCATGGAGATCACCACCGATGCGGTGCAATTGCTCGGGGGTGCCGGCTACGTGCAGGACCACCCGGTTGAGCGCATGATGCGCGACGCCAAGATCACCCAGATCTACGAAGGCACCAACCAGGTACAGCGTCTTGTGATGGGTCGCAAACTGCTCAGCTAG
- a CDS encoding GntR family transcriptional regulator, translated as MKVGQNSGMPRSESSPIVRPHRSLTQQVMDYVRTSVMNGQMQPGELYSVYQLAEELEISRSPVRDGLLRLEEAGMIRFSRNRGFQVIPTTPADIAEIFSIRIALEVPAARRAALSEADESARLAELRIEMQQAAADDDEERFFRADQELHNVILVTGGARRARDIVERLRLNTRLLTPSTVGLYRGFDTIVDEHDPIIDAITRGDDRAAAEAMQSHLVLTGRLLVKQALAQTGDSEDPDELWERLTAGYLH; from the coding sequence ATGAAAGTCGGGCAGAATAGCGGTATGCCACGTTCTGAATCCTCCCCCATAGTCCGTCCACACCGAAGTCTCACCCAGCAAGTCATGGATTACGTGCGCACTTCGGTCATGAATGGACAGATGCAGCCGGGGGAGCTCTACAGTGTTTATCAACTAGCCGAAGAGCTGGAGATTTCACGCTCGCCGGTGAGAGACGGACTTTTACGTTTGGAAGAAGCCGGCATGATTCGGTTTTCCCGGAATAGGGGATTTCAGGTTATTCCTACGACGCCCGCCGATATAGCTGAGATTTTCTCTATTCGAATTGCTCTTGAAGTACCGGCAGCCCGTCGTGCTGCTTTATCGGAAGCGGATGAATCGGCCCGACTCGCTGAGCTTCGTATAGAGATGCAGCAGGCTGCGGCAGACGATGATGAAGAACGGTTTTTCCGTGCGGACCAAGAACTGCACAATGTAATTCTGGTGACGGGGGGCGCGCGTCGGGCGCGGGACATCGTTGAGCGGCTTCGCTTGAATACCCGACTGCTTACGCCGTCGACGGTGGGATTATATAGAGGGTTCGACACGATTGTGGATGAGCATGATCCGATTATCGACGCCATAACTCGTGGTGATGATCGGGCAGCGGCTGAGGCAATGCAGAGCCATCTGGTTTTGACCGGCCGGCTCTTAGTTAAGCAGGCACTGGCACAGACTGGTGACTCAGAAGATCCCGATGAACTGTGGGAGCGGTTAACGGCGGGATACCTGCATTAG
- a CDS encoding type 2 periplasmic-binding domain-containing protein, with protein MKKFPLAAAGAALALIITGCANASDQPGASDETGYEYGADQEEIDAALADLEPVTLTYQGAASSPDSVQARDKIWAEALEERSGGKLTMDIVYGQAIAGFDEVDAALADGRVDLAYTLPGYDPSTYPNFDDLSYSLSMLPNSPLVGELVANAVGLELSWQSEEVLEEYESQGLVPLFPVSASASFYPACTQEGTSEADWNGRQIRAGSRAHEAMAQGIGATPVSLDFVEVYEALQRGTVDCALNSMNSAYDYGFIDVAPHVSYPTETSVPRGPGAIIGGIDVANLPLAYKQVLFDSLVEAFMGSAEVVIHGNYEGVAEVHEVGGTIQEMDAAVQESIAATNEERITEIENDGTHGTDLRERVLASGEKWTEKAEELGFVDEGEFSDFDEWFDPETDFRPFAEAVYEEILLEHRPE; from the coding sequence ATGAAAAAATTCCCGCTCGCTGCGGCTGGTGCAGCGCTCGCCCTAATAATCACTGGTTGCGCTAACGCTTCAGACCAACCCGGGGCATCTGATGAGACCGGGTATGAATATGGAGCTGACCAAGAGGAGATTGACGCGGCACTCGCAGATCTCGAACCGGTCACTCTGACATATCAGGGTGCTGCTAGCTCACCGGACTCGGTTCAGGCGAGGGACAAGATCTGGGCCGAAGCCCTTGAAGAGCGGTCCGGGGGGAAACTTACCATGGACATCGTATATGGGCAGGCAATTGCCGGATTCGACGAAGTTGATGCTGCACTTGCAGACGGGCGCGTTGATTTAGCCTACACGCTTCCTGGCTATGATCCCTCGACGTACCCTAACTTCGATGACCTTTCATATTCTCTTTCTATGCTTCCGAACTCTCCACTTGTCGGTGAACTGGTGGCCAACGCAGTTGGTTTGGAACTCTCGTGGCAATCAGAGGAAGTACTCGAAGAATACGAAAGCCAGGGACTTGTTCCTCTCTTCCCCGTCTCGGCATCAGCGAGTTTCTATCCGGCATGCACACAGGAAGGGACCTCCGAGGCGGATTGGAACGGACGCCAGATTAGAGCAGGCTCGAGAGCTCATGAGGCTATGGCCCAAGGCATTGGCGCCACTCCCGTATCGTTAGATTTCGTCGAGGTATACGAAGCCCTTCAGCGTGGAACCGTTGATTGCGCCCTGAACTCAATGAACTCCGCATATGACTATGGATTCATAGACGTTGCTCCCCATGTCAGCTACCCAACCGAAACTAGTGTGCCTCGAGGACCCGGGGCGATCATTGGAGGGATTGACGTCGCTAATTTACCTCTAGCTTACAAGCAAGTCCTCTTCGACTCGCTTGTTGAGGCATTCATGGGGAGTGCAGAAGTTGTCATCCATGGAAATTATGAGGGAGTCGCCGAGGTGCATGAAGTTGGTGGCACGATCCAGGAGATGGACGCTGCGGTCCAAGAGTCAATTGCAGCCACAAATGAAGAACGCATCACTGAAATTGAGAACGATGGCACTCACGGCACGGATCTCAGAGAGCGCGTCCTTGCTTCTGGAGAGAAGTGGACGGAAAAGGCCGAAGAACTTGGTTTCGTAGATGAGGGCGAATTCTCTGATTTCGATGAGTGGTTCGACCCGGAGACAGATTTTCGTCCTTTTGCCGAAGCTGTCTATGAAGAAATCCTGTTGGAGCATCGACCAGAATGA
- a CDS encoding carboxylesterase family protein, whose amino-acid sequence MSVPVIHTSSGIVTGLTEGCVEVFRGIPYACSPLETGRFDAPVPFDSPELQIDGSRSGTVLPQISIGIDRDYPQVKDDDEWLTLNVFSPRTGNAVNEDDSVPLPIIVWVHGGSFISGTPASPSYDAVELASQGAVVVTITYRLGVDGFLHIPGHPDNRAVLDVVAALRWVQRNAASFGGDPARLTLAGQSAGALLALIVGVSDMAKGLVERLILQSPPALLTSLELAADVFEQLDAAHREKYGTGITEVGPHEAAKHVAEIGPDLIAANGLGWKRIGVGGVPLLPVIDGEIVRESPFLAFAESRLPALISHTTGEYRLFLHLAGALESMSAEAAQGLTFLTGANSAGYPGSFSAPQVAESAMTDRFFTAAAVDLLRARPASRQTYGVVFDSAPAKGIGAAHAIDVSYLFGGIDVELGQVMFPKPNVTDREIGSLVRRHFVGFVHGVPELVRWEDETVTLIADHHNPWMIDARHPLLDRYDAAFNTNLRGGDWIVTTTG is encoded by the coding sequence ATGTCCGTTCCTGTCATCCATACCTCATCCGGCATCGTGACGGGCCTGACCGAGGGTTGTGTCGAGGTGTTCAGAGGCATTCCTTATGCTTGCTCTCCGCTAGAGACGGGACGCTTCGACGCACCCGTTCCGTTCGATTCGCCCGAGCTTCAGATCGATGGGTCGCGCTCCGGTACCGTGCTTCCGCAGATCTCAATTGGCATCGACCGCGACTACCCGCAGGTCAAAGACGATGACGAATGGCTCACACTCAACGTTTTCTCTCCTCGAACCGGAAACGCCGTGAACGAAGATGACTCGGTTCCGCTGCCGATCATAGTCTGGGTCCATGGCGGCTCGTTCATCAGTGGAACCCCAGCGAGCCCGAGCTATGACGCGGTGGAACTCGCCTCCCAGGGGGCCGTGGTTGTCACTATCACATACCGGCTCGGCGTGGACGGTTTTCTGCATATCCCTGGCCATCCCGATAATCGTGCGGTGCTCGATGTCGTCGCCGCCTTGCGGTGGGTGCAGAGGAACGCCGCAAGTTTCGGGGGGGATCCGGCTCGACTCACTCTGGCGGGTCAGTCCGCCGGGGCACTACTCGCCCTCATTGTTGGGGTCAGCGATATGGCCAAGGGGCTCGTAGAGCGCCTCATCCTGCAGAGCCCGCCCGCACTCCTTACCTCCTTGGAACTCGCCGCAGACGTCTTTGAGCAGCTTGATGCGGCTCATCGGGAGAAGTACGGAACCGGGATCACCGAGGTGGGGCCCCACGAGGCGGCGAAACACGTCGCCGAGATAGGTCCCGATCTCATCGCGGCCAACGGACTCGGTTGGAAGCGGATCGGCGTCGGCGGTGTTCCGCTTCTACCAGTCATCGATGGTGAGATCGTGCGCGAGTCACCTTTTCTAGCCTTTGCAGAGTCGAGATTACCCGCTCTTATCTCACACACGACAGGGGAATACCGACTGTTCCTGCACCTGGCTGGTGCGCTCGAGTCGATGTCAGCTGAGGCAGCCCAGGGCCTGACCTTCCTGACTGGAGCGAACTCAGCGGGGTATCCAGGGTCCTTCTCAGCGCCCCAGGTTGCCGAGTCGGCTATGACGGACCGGTTCTTCACCGCGGCGGCGGTCGATCTGCTCCGTGCGCGGCCGGCATCGAGACAGACTTATGGCGTCGTTTTCGATTCCGCTCCAGCTAAAGGGATTGGCGCGGCTCATGCGATTGACGTCAGCTATCTATTCGGTGGCATCGACGTCGAACTTGGACAGGTGATGTTCCCCAAACCGAACGTCACCGACCGCGAGATCGGGTCGCTGGTGCGTCGTCATTTTGTCGGGTTCGTCCATGGCGTACCCGAGCTGGTTCGCTGGGAGGACGAGACAGTGACTCTCATCGCCGATCACCATAATCCTTGGATGATCGACGCGCGCCATCCACTCCTGGATCGATACGACGCAGCATTCAACACGAATCTGCGCGGTGGCGACTGGATCGTTACCACGACCGGCTGA
- a CDS encoding 3-hydroxyacyl-CoA dehydrogenase NAD-binding domain-containing protein gives MSDITTVAVAGAGVLGSQIIMQNAYAGMKVHAFDTEQAVLEKLPARWEWMRKYYRKDLPEFTEEAFDAAIARITPTSDYAEAFANCDLVIEAVPEDIEIKRAVWKTIGQHVREDAVLLTNTSSLLPSEFADASGHPEHFLALHHANLIWIQNIGEVMGHSGTDPAYVERTVKYCESVNLVPVVVQRESSRFILNKMIKPFLDAGVEMFMTGLATVEDIDKAWTVSTQAPKGPMATMDVIGFRPLALINKHSENPLVRDFAGLLEERITEGKAGLADGEGFYLWNEDGEIIGRSDFGVIAPALRH, from the coding sequence GTGTCGGACATTACAACGGTGGCAGTCGCCGGAGCCGGAGTGCTCGGATCACAGATAATCATGCAGAATGCCTACGCGGGAATGAAAGTTCACGCCTTCGACACTGAACAGGCGGTACTCGAGAAGCTGCCTGCCCGGTGGGAGTGGATGCGCAAGTACTACCGGAAGGACCTCCCTGAGTTCACAGAGGAGGCCTTTGATGCCGCGATCGCCCGGATCACGCCAACCTCAGACTACGCCGAGGCGTTCGCTAACTGTGACCTTGTCATCGAGGCTGTTCCTGAGGATATCGAGATCAAGCGAGCAGTGTGGAAAACGATCGGCCAACACGTTCGCGAGGATGCCGTGCTGCTGACGAACACTTCATCACTGCTGCCGAGTGAATTCGCGGACGCAAGCGGTCATCCCGAGCATTTTCTTGCCCTCCATCACGCGAACTTGATCTGGATCCAGAACATTGGCGAAGTGATGGGCCACTCCGGCACGGATCCTGCCTACGTCGAGCGAACGGTCAAGTACTGCGAATCCGTCAACCTCGTCCCGGTAGTCGTCCAGCGAGAGAGCTCACGTTTCATCCTCAATAAGATGATCAAGCCTTTCCTTGACGCCGGTGTCGAGATGTTCATGACCGGTCTAGCCACGGTCGAGGACATCGACAAGGCGTGGACGGTGTCTACGCAGGCGCCCAAGGGACCTATGGCCACGATGGACGTTATCGGCTTTCGTCCCCTGGCGCTCATCAACAAGCATAGTGAGAACCCGCTGGTACGTGATTTTGCTGGTCTGCTCGAAGAACGCATTACCGAGGGCAAAGCCGGTCTCGCAGACGGCGAGGGCTTCTATCTGTGGAACGAGGACGGCGAGATCATCGGCCGCTCCGACTTTGGCGTGATCGCTCCAGCATTGAGGCACTAA
- a CDS encoding flavin-containing monooxygenase has translation MTSNHTPILIIGAGVAGIATGTMLRRRGITDFTIIDRGETFGGTWRDNVYPGVECDVQSHLYSFSFRHNPRWSKTYAGGAEINDYLVTVAQEEGLAENTVFNRSVLEVRWNTGTQTWIVTTDHETYEANYVVTATGSLAEPKMPKIPGIEGFEGDLMHSAMWDSSIDLKGKRVAVIGTGASAIQVVPAIANDVESLTVFQRTPPWIVPRVDIKYSEAQKRMWESLPETLEEYRQFLFWLHETRFPERARAQAAIDRMTGIANAHRENQIQDPELREMTRPTYAIGCKRILNSNDWYPTLQRENVELVPYAAEKMTETGIIDAAGAERDFDVIIVCTGYDTEGLPITRIIHGEDDTRLSDLWAEEGARAYGGMSVDGFPNFFFVNGPHVGLGFGSIIFMIETQAGHVADALRFAMDSDTPTIRVRPDRQRSFTDFLDERAARTVWLTGGCDSFYLGDGTGRLTSLWPDFMTRFADDFGTFNVDDYVLEPSKYAVA, from the coding sequence ATGACGTCGAATCATACCCCGATTCTTATTATCGGAGCAGGAGTCGCAGGGATAGCGACCGGAACAATGCTGCGTCGTCGAGGCATCACTGATTTTACGATTATTGATCGAGGTGAGACGTTCGGCGGTACCTGGCGCGACAATGTCTATCCAGGCGTGGAATGCGATGTTCAATCACATCTTTATTCCTTTTCCTTCCGTCACAATCCTCGGTGGTCGAAGACTTATGCTGGGGGTGCTGAGATTAATGATTACCTCGTTACCGTTGCCCAAGAAGAGGGACTCGCTGAGAACACCGTTTTCAATCGATCGGTCCTAGAAGTCCGCTGGAACACCGGTACGCAAACGTGGATCGTGACGACTGATCATGAGACGTATGAGGCCAACTATGTGGTCACCGCGACCGGATCCTTAGCTGAACCCAAGATGCCCAAGATTCCTGGCATCGAGGGTTTCGAAGGCGATCTTATGCACTCAGCCATGTGGGACAGTTCCATCGACCTCAAGGGTAAACGCGTTGCGGTTATCGGAACAGGAGCTTCCGCTATCCAGGTGGTGCCGGCCATCGCTAATGATGTCGAGTCACTTACAGTTTTTCAGCGCACTCCTCCGTGGATAGTTCCGCGGGTGGACATCAAATACAGCGAGGCGCAGAAGCGCATGTGGGAAAGTCTTCCAGAAACTCTTGAGGAATATAGACAATTCCTTTTCTGGCTGCATGAGACGCGTTTTCCAGAGCGTGCCCGAGCACAGGCTGCTATCGACAGAATGACGGGCATTGCCAACGCTCACCGAGAGAATCAGATCCAGGACCCAGAACTTCGAGAAATGACGCGACCGACCTATGCCATCGGTTGTAAACGCATCCTCAATTCGAACGACTGGTACCCTACTTTGCAGCGTGAGAACGTAGAGCTGGTACCTTACGCGGCAGAGAAGATGACGGAAACAGGCATCATTGATGCGGCCGGTGCGGAACGAGATTTCGATGTCATAATCGTGTGCACCGGTTACGACACCGAGGGACTTCCTATTACCCGCATCATCCACGGAGAAGACGATACTCGACTTTCAGATCTGTGGGCTGAAGAAGGTGCTCGAGCCTATGGGGGTATGAGCGTCGACGGATTCCCCAATTTCTTTTTCGTCAATGGTCCCCATGTGGGCTTGGGTTTCGGTTCGATCATATTTATGATCGAGACGCAGGCTGGTCACGTTGCCGATGCGCTGCGTTTTGCCATGGATTCGGACACTCCGACCATTCGTGTTCGCCCGGATCGTCAAAGGTCCTTCACGGACTTTCTCGACGAGCGCGCGGCTCGCACCGTGTGGCTCACAGGAGGTTGCGACTCGTTTTATCTTGGTGATGGCACTGGGCGGCTGACCTCGCTGTGGCCTGATTTTATGACTCGATTTGCTGACGACTTTGGAACCTTTAATGTCGATGATTACGTGCTCGAGCCATCTAAATACGCTGTGGCATAA
- a CDS encoding alpha/beta fold hydrolase — MRNIQHSIIQVGGSEQQADAQFAIYGEMLGRDYHVTTIDADPPQADRPLPSGWTVSSEVETDFDERVQTVLGTIRREVEAERVVHLLGFGLGAGVSVAAAARSNGLVSSLTLVAGWLRSDRLMQETIDLGVALWSQDKHLSQRYSSLLEHSPQYRRHLGVSYDPTIPAVPVADPRVLRRLNAAYHLDVSDEATRVECPTLIVVPLRDLKVPPQHSYELYGAIQGASLMEVDAGHGILAERVSQVYNAHDQLIRGQISAHSRLVPNQA, encoded by the coding sequence ATGCGAAACATTCAACATAGCATCATTCAGGTTGGCGGCAGTGAGCAGCAAGCGGATGCACAGTTTGCTATCTACGGTGAGATGCTCGGCCGGGATTATCACGTCACAACAATTGACGCAGACCCACCACAGGCAGACCGGCCCCTTCCTAGCGGCTGGACGGTGAGCTCTGAAGTTGAGACGGATTTCGACGAACGAGTTCAGACCGTGCTTGGCACTATACGCAGAGAAGTAGAAGCTGAACGAGTGGTTCACCTCCTAGGGTTTGGTCTCGGTGCTGGTGTGAGTGTCGCAGCAGCGGCGCGTAGTAACGGATTGGTGAGCAGCTTAACGCTAGTTGCAGGCTGGTTACGGTCCGACCGTCTCATGCAGGAAACTATCGATTTGGGAGTGGCACTCTGGTCCCAAGACAAACATCTTTCACAAAGGTATTCGTCACTTCTTGAGCACTCACCGCAATACCGGCGTCATCTAGGTGTTTCCTACGATCCGACTATCCCTGCAGTGCCCGTGGCAGATCCACGGGTGCTGCGCAGGTTGAACGCCGCCTACCATTTAGACGTGTCAGACGAGGCCACACGCGTGGAGTGTCCGACTCTCATCGTTGTGCCGCTGCGTGACCTCAAGGTCCCTCCACAGCATTCATATGAACTCTACGGTGCGATCCAGGGGGCTTCACTCATGGAAGTTGACGCCGGACATGGGATCCTTGCCGAGCGGGTCAGTCAGGTCTATAACGCACACGACCAGCTCATCCGTGGTCAAATTTCAGCGCATTCCCGGCTAGTTCCGAATCAAGCCTGA
- a CDS encoding SDR family NAD(P)-dependent oxidoreductase, with amino-acid sequence MAERVIVTGGNGGIGSEIINRLEADGYEPISIDLQGPGINADLSDVEEVQDAVAEALKDGPIERIVNNVGGTNGATLEQVDEAGMDELWAINVKAAVFATQALLPSMKARGMGRIVNISSVAAYGKLEKTSYSSTKAAVLGLTKTWALELGQHDITVNAIAPGAIETKMFAVGNPLSDPNVQAALNSLPIQRMGQPKDIANTVAYLLDERTSYVTGQIHNVCGGFTVGRVAH; translated from the coding sequence ATGGCGGAAAGAGTTATAGTCACAGGCGGCAATGGCGGTATCGGTTCTGAGATCATTAATCGACTAGAGGCTGACGGCTACGAGCCGATCTCCATCGACCTTCAGGGTCCCGGAATTAACGCGGACCTTTCCGATGTGGAAGAAGTCCAGGATGCGGTCGCAGAAGCGCTCAAGGACGGCCCCATCGAGAGGATCGTCAACAATGTGGGCGGAACGAACGGTGCCACGCTCGAGCAAGTAGACGAGGCCGGAATGGATGAGTTGTGGGCGATAAACGTTAAAGCCGCCGTGTTCGCGACCCAGGCGTTACTTCCATCAATGAAGGCTCGCGGAATGGGTCGGATTGTCAATATTAGCTCTGTGGCGGCCTACGGCAAGCTTGAGAAAACCTCTTATTCAAGCACGAAAGCGGCTGTCTTGGGCTTAACGAAGACTTGGGCACTCGAACTCGGCCAGCATGACATCACCGTGAATGCGATCGCACCCGGTGCAATCGAAACGAAGATGTTCGCGGTCGGTAACCCGCTGTCGGATCCCAATGTGCAGGCAGCTCTTAATTCCTTGCCGATCCAGCGCATGGGGCAACCGAAGGATATTGCTAATACGGTAGCGTACTTGCTCGATGAGCGGACCAGCTACGTAACTGGGCAGATCCACAATGTATGCGGTGGGTTCACCGTCGGCCGTGTTGCGCACTGA